Proteins co-encoded in one Nitratireductor kimnyeongensis genomic window:
- a CDS encoding LacI family DNA-binding transcriptional regulator, giving the protein MASRANLSDIARALGVSVATVSNAMSGKGRVSQELGRVIREKAKELGYVPSLAGRALSTGRSHVLGLVLADIAHPLFPQFAQAIEHAASEAGYGVLIGDSRGDIDAQTRAINRLIERGADGIIVVPRHGTRIGDIGRPVAVIDSPSTPGNTVAADHWNGGMEIGRHLLDLGHRSLVIIGLHADSNVQNDRVGGIRAAFAGIGKTRLIWISEMERRHGSGCPLGLVRLVEEGVTAFAAVSDLHALRAITELQQGGISIPGDVSVTGFDDLIWAGVIAPSLTTMRMDMDRIAAIAIADLISQIEQEGTDGVLPDPKTIRDQNSIPMELIIRQSSGPMLGLPVSGETPPGFRGSASPTIDQV; this is encoded by the coding sequence ATGGCTTCACGCGCCAACCTGTCCGATATTGCCAGGGCCCTTGGCGTATCGGTTGCGACCGTTTCGAACGCGATGTCCGGAAAGGGCCGCGTGTCGCAGGAGCTCGGCAGGGTAATTCGCGAAAAGGCAAAGGAGCTGGGTTATGTGCCCAGTCTCGCAGGCCGCGCACTCAGCACCGGGCGCAGCCATGTGCTCGGCCTTGTTCTGGCCGACATTGCTCATCCGCTCTTTCCCCAGTTCGCGCAGGCGATCGAACATGCGGCTTCCGAAGCGGGCTATGGTGTCCTCATCGGCGACAGCCGTGGTGATATCGATGCCCAAACCCGCGCCATCAACCGCCTGATCGAGCGCGGGGCCGATGGCATTATCGTCGTTCCCCGCCATGGCACGCGCATTGGCGATATCGGCCGTCCGGTCGCGGTGATCGATTCGCCCTCCACGCCTGGCAACACGGTCGCTGCGGATCACTGGAATGGCGGGATGGAGATCGGTCGGCACCTGCTTGATCTTGGCCATCGCTCTCTTGTGATCATCGGTCTCCATGCCGATTCCAACGTTCAGAACGATCGTGTTGGCGGCATCCGTGCGGCGTTCGCTGGCATTGGGAAAACCCGTCTCATCTGGATCAGCGAGATGGAACGACGCCATGGATCGGGTTGCCCATTGGGGCTGGTGCGTCTGGTCGAGGAGGGCGTCACCGCTTTCGCTGCCGTTTCCGATCTTCATGCCCTGCGCGCCATCACCGAACTGCAGCAGGGCGGCATTTCCATTCCGGGCGACGTGAGCGTGACCGGTTTCGATGATTTGATCTGGGCTGGCGTGATCGCACCGAGCCTCACCACCATGCGCATGGATATGGACCGGATTGCGGCGATCGCAATTGCCGATCTGATTTCCCAGATCGAACAGGAAGGCACCGACGGTGTCTTACCTGATCCAAAGACCATCCGGGATCAGAACTCCATACCAATGGAACTCATCATTCGTCAGTCGAGCGGGCCAATGTTGGGGCTCCCCGTTTCTGGCGAGACGCCGCCGGGTTTTCGCGGTTCGGCGTCACCCACCATCGACCAAGTCTAG